TTGATCAGGGAATTAGAAATAACGACCGGTCTTACGTGCTTCAAATGGCAGGTTGGATGCTTTTGATGTCAATCATCGGGTTGATTTGTGTAATGATCTGTCAATATTATTCATCTATTGCTTCACAAGGATTTGGAACAGAATTAAGAAATCAATTGATGAAAAAAATCAATCAGCTTTCCCATGCTGAATTAAACAGTTTTGGAACAGATACCTTGATTACACGCATGACAAATGACATTAATCAATTGCAATTGGCTTTGGCAATGCTGATTCGCCTCGTAATCCGTGCACCATTTTTAAGTATTGGTTCTGTTATTATGGCTTTTTATATCAATGTGCAAATGGGGCTGATTTTTCTTCTTATGTTACCGATTTTTTGTCTTATTCTTTATTTCATTATAAAAACGACAGTGCCTTTATATAAAAAAGTTCAAGAAAAACTGGATTTGTTAAACCGACAAATCAGTCAAAATTTGAGTGGTGTTAGAGTCATTAGAGCCTTTGCTAGAAAAAAAACAGAAGAAAAGCATGTCAATGACGTAACGGATGACCTTTCTTCTATTTATATTCGTGTTTCTAACATTTCAGCTTTGCTTACACCTGCCACTACCTTAGTGATGAATCTTGGTATTCTGGCCTTGCTTTACCTTGGCGGTATCAAAGTAGAGATTGGGGGATTACAACAAGGTGAAGTGTTGGCTTTGATCAATTATATGAACCAAATGCTATTAGCTTTAATCGTTGTGTCCAATCTGGTTATCATTTTTACTCGAGCCTCAGCATCCGCTTCAAGAGTTAGTGAAGTCCTATCTGTTGTTCCGAGTATTCAATCAAAAAATTCAGAAATCACTGTTAAGGAGCAAACAAAGGGAATCTTATTCGATCACGTCTCCTTTCGTTATCAACCTTCTGCGGGGTTAGCTTTAACGGATATTTCTTTGAAGATTCCAGCAAATTCTGTCCTAGGTATCACGGGTCCAACTGGTGGTGGGAAAAGCACTTTAACTCAGTTGATTCCCCGTTTTTATGACACAAGTGAAGGAAACTTATTTGTTGATGGAATCAATGTTCGTGACTGGCCTATAGATAAACTACGCAAAAAAATCGCAGTCACACCTCAAACTGCAATTTTATTTACAGGAACAATTCGAGAAAATCTTCAATGGGGCAAAGAAAACGCTACGGATGAAGAATGTTGGCAAGCATTAGAAACCGCTCAATGCAAAGAGTTTGTTGAAACGTTAAGCGCGGGCTTAGATACACAAGTCTATGAAGGTGGGAAAAATTTTTCTGGCGGTCAAAAACAACGTTTGACGATTGCGCGTGCCTTGATCCATAAGCCTGATGTTTTGATCTTAGATGATTCTTTGAGCGCCTTAGATTACCAAACAGATTTAAATTTACGAACTGCCTTGCGTCAAGATCTAAAAGAAACTACATTGATTCTAATCTCTCAACGAATCAGTTCAATACAACAAGCCGATCAAATTTTAGTTTTGGCTAGTGGCAAGCAAGTCGGGTTAGGAACCCATGAAGAATTATTACGCCATTCTGAAGCCTATCGAGAAATTGTGGCTTCACAAGAGGAGGAAAGTAACTCATGACAACGAAAAAAATATCTACCAATTCATTTAATCGTTTCATGCCTTATTTGCTCCGATATCCTAAGGAAATGATTGCGGCAATTGTTCTTGGTATTCTTAGTGGACTGACCACGGTTTTGATGACTTATTATATGGGGAAATCCGTTGATACAATGATTGCAGAAGGAAATGTTGATTTCATAATGCTATTACGATTACTTAGTACTTTAGCAGGAATTTTAATTATTACAGTTATCAGCCAATGGTTGATTCAACGTTTAGGTAACCGGGTTTCCTATCTTTCTGTTGCAGAATTACGAAAAGATGCATTCGCTCATTTAAATCGGCTGCCATTAAATTATTATGATCAAAATTCTCACGGGAATATTGTCAGCCGCTTTACAAACGATATGGATAATATTTCAGTAGCTTGCTCTGCTGTTTTTAACCAATTATTTTCAGGACTATCTGTTGTGATTATTGCCTTTTTCTTTATGTTAAAACTTAGCCCAATTCTTACAGCAGTGGTTTTGATAGCCACTCCGATCATTTTTCTAGTCAACTGGGCAGTCGCAAAATCATCTCAGAAAAATTTTTCTGCTCAACAAAAAATCGTAGGCGAAATATCCGGTTTTGTTTCTGAAATGGTTGGTAATCAAAAAATAGTCAAAGCGTTCCAACAAGAAAATGTTTCTCAGCAACGCTTTGAATCTTTGAATCAAGAATTGTATGTACGCGGACAAAAAGCTCAGTTCTCCTCTTCACTTACAAATCCACTGTCTCGCTTTATCGATCATTTAGCGTACTTGTCAATCGGTCTTGTCGGTGGCTTATTGTTATTAAGCGGGAATCAAGCAATCACGATCGGGGTGATTTCTAGTTTCACAATTTATTCCAGTCAATTTTCTAAGCCCTTTATCGAATTATCTGGAATCACGACCCAAATTCAAACCGCTTTAGCAGGATTAGATCGGACATTTGAAATCATCAACCAACCTGAAGAAAAACCTGATGGCAAGCATGCATTCGTTTTAAACGACGTTATTGGAAAAGTAACATTCGAACAAGTGGATTTCTCGTATACTCCGTCAAAACCATTGATCCAAAACTTTAATCTAACTGCCTTACCTGGTGAAACAATTGCCATTGTCGGACAAACCGGAGCTGGAAAATCAACTCTAGTCAATTTACTGATGCGTTTTTATGAGGTAGATAAAGGTCAAATTTCAATTGATGGTCATAAAATCACTCAAGTCACTCGAGACAGTTTACGAAAAAGCTTTGGTATGGTTTTACAAGATACTTGGCTATTCGATAGTACGATTCGGGATAATTTGACTTATGGTAATCCTAGTGCAACAGATGAACAAATTGAAACTGCTATGAAAAAAGCGTATATCTTTGATTTTGTTACTCGTTTGCCTGAAGGGTTAGATACTTTGATTGGTGCCAGTGGAATCAAAATCTCCGAAGGCCAAAGACAATTGATGACGATAGCTAGAACAATGATTAGTGATCCGCCTATGTTGATTTTAGATGAAGCAACTAGTTCAGTTGATACTCTGACCGAAAAAAAGATTCAAGATGCCTTCTTACAAATGATGGACGGTCGTACTAGTTTCGTAATTGCTCATCGACTTTCAACAATTAAAAATGCGGATAAAATTCTAGTGATGGAACAAGGTTCTGTTGTCGAGATCGGCAGTCATGATGAGTTGATTAATAAAAAAGATGGGTTTTACCATGCATTATATGAAGCACAATTTAAAAATCAATTGTGACTCATTAAATCAAAGAATACCAAAAAGCCCTCACACTTCCTTGGGATGTTGGAAAGTTGAGGGCTCTTTTTTATTTTAAATTAGTCAATGATTTCTTCAAAAATTGTTTATACGGAACTTTAATTCCTAAATAATATGTGGCAACTACTTGGATCGGGAAAAAGATGATATTCTTCACAATTCTAGGTGCCCACCAAGCGAGATTGGAGATATTCACACCATACATTAATCCTAACCACAAAGGCGTCAAGAACATATGAATAATCAACGTAACGGACAATGTCGCCATGATTACTCGTTTCCATGTTAACTCCTTCTTGTAATAAAAGAACCCATAAATCGCACCAGAAATAAAGGCATTTAATGTAAAACCAGGAAAATAAGGTCCTTTAGGAAATAACAGCATACCGACTGTGTCAGCTACTGCACTGCCAATCCCTGTCCAGAACGGACCAAAAAGAATGGCCATCAGTGATTCTGGAATAAAGGTCAAACTAATTCGTAAAAACTGGGTCTCAAACGAAATAAATCGTGTAAAAACTACCATTAACGCAATCAACAAACTCATCAGCGTAATAGTTCTGGTATCAATTTTTCTTTTCTTCATTTCTAGCATCTCCTCTAAGAGCTGCTACACAAAATATGCAGCGAATGCGAAAACAAAACCGCGAATATAGAAAAGCGGAACGAACTGGTTATCTCTTTTGAAAATTAGGAAAGTAGCATTGAAACGCTTTTTGTTTCACTGATACTTTATCTATTTTCCTAAAGAGATGGTTCGTGTAGCTAGATCATAGAAAAGTGTAACGAACTGGTTCAGCTTCGACTGAAAAATAGGAAATAGGAATGTGATGCTTTCGGTCACAATCATATTTTATCTTTTTTCTGAGAAGCTAGTTCGTACAGCTAGATCACTGTTCTCCTATATTCTTCGTCCGAAAGGCAACATCCCATCCTTCCAGCACTTAACGCTTTATTTCCTACTCTGTTTTATTTAGGCCTAAGCCTAAAGGCAATATAGCATATTCCCCACATTGCTGCAACTAAGTTTAAATAAAAAGAGTTAAAACGACAAGGGCTTATTATCTAGCTCATGAACTACATTTCTGAAATCCGCAAAACCAGCCTGCAATCCTCTCAATAAAATTTCTGCCGTCCCAATATTGGTTGCCAAAGGGATCTCATAAACATCACTTAAACGAATCAACGCCGTAACATCCGGTTCGTGTGGTTGTGCCGCCAATGGATCTCGTAAAAATATCACCATATCCAACTTATCCTCTGAAATCATTGCCCCGATTTGCTGATCCCCACCTAAAGGTCCAGACTTAAATCGATGAACAGGTAACCCAGTTGCTTCTGAAACCTTTAGTCCAGTGGTTCCTGTTGCAAATAATTCGTGTTCTTTCAGTATAGGTTGATAAGCCAATGTTAATTTAACCATTAATTCTTTTTTTCGATCATGTGCTATCAATGCAATTTTCATCGTCGATCCCTCAATTCAGTTCTTTTCCTCATTATAACAAAGTCTTCCCTTATAAAGTTAAAGGAATGATTGCTTGTTTGTCACTTTGACGAATAAATAGATTTTTTCTTGTGCAACCTTCCGTTGAGGATGTATAGCGCTTTCATTTATACTAAAGATACAAAATAAAGAAAAGAGTGACGACAATGGTAGAAATGGCGTTAAAACATGTCTATAAAAAATATGATAATGCAGAGAATTATTCTGTAACAGATTTTAACCTAGAGATTGCAGACCGAGAGTTTATTGTTTTTGTTGGCCCTTCTGGTTGTGGTAAATCGACAACGCTAAGAATGATCGCAGGTCTAGAAGATATTACAGACGGTGAACTTACTATTGGTGATAAAGTAATGAATGATGTGGCACCAAAAGATCGTGATATCGCAATGGTTTTCCAAAACTATGCATTATATCCTCATATGACTGTTTTTGATAATATGGCCTTTGGGTTGAAATTACGCAAATACGATAAAGCGGAAATCAAAAAACGTGTTGAAAATGCAGGTGAAATCTTAGGTTTAACTGACTATTTACATCGTAAACCAGCAGCCTTATCTGGTGGACAGCGCCAACGTGTTGCGTTAGGTAGAGCGATTGTTCGAGATGCAAAAGTATTCTTGATGGATGAACCTCTATCTAATCTAGATGCAAAATTACGTGTAGCCATGCGTGCAGAAATCGCAAAATTGCACCGTCGTTTAGAAACTACAACGGTTTATGTTACTCATGATCAAACAGAAGCTATGACCATGGCCGATCGAATCGTTATCATGAAAGATGGGTTTATCCAACAAATCGGTTCACCTAAAGAAGTATATAATACTCCTAACAATATATTTGTCGCAGGCTTTATTGGCTCGCCAGCTATGAACTTCTTTAACGTCACATTGAACAATGGTGTCATTCGTGACGGCCATGGATTAGAATTGATGATTCCAGAAGGGAAAAATAAATTATTAGTTGAAAAAGGTTATGAAGGTAAATCAGTTATTTTTGGGATCAGACCAGAAGATATCCACAGTGAACAAGTTGCCTTGGATACAATGAATGACGCTGTTGTCCGTTCTGAAGTTGTTGTATCTGAACTATTAGGAGCTGAAACAATGCTTTATACCAAATTAGGCGATACAGAATTCATCTCAAAAGTAGACGCTCGTGATTTCCACAAACCAGAAGAAATGGTTGATTTAGCATTTAATATCAATAAAGCTCACTTCTTTGATCCAGAAACTGAGCAAGTGATTAAGTTACCGTAATTCCTATTCACAAAAAAGATGAGTAGCGTAAAAATTCGCTACTCATCTTTTTTATATCAGCGTTTCAGCCTCTTGGGGAAGACTGTCTACTTTTGCTTGTTCCAATTTTTTAGCCTGACTAAATATTGGAATATTAAATTGTTTGCTTAATGCATTTGCTACAAAATAAGCAATGTTGTAATCAATCAAACTATGGATCAATCCGCCAATTCCCATCAACAAAAAGATCGAGTACATATATCCTTGTGTATAATACGTTTCTGGCATATTTCCCATTGTATAAAAAACACTTACTACAGCTAATTCAGCAGCAGAATGTATTAAGCCTATCATAAAATTAAATAATTGGAAGCGACCATTGAACAAAGCAAACTTATTTTTAGATAAAACAATCGTGGGATGCTTCTGTAAATAAAATGCACCTATAACTGCAAAAAGTAAATGAGAAAGTGCTCTTAATGCAATAATCGGTGTCGCAGATAGAAAGAAACCAAAACCTGTACCTAAACTAACGGCAATCGCTACTCCTGGCGAAAAAAACATCGCTAAAAATAGTGGAACATGACTCGCTAATGTAAAAGAAGCAGGTCCTATCGTAATTCTTGGCATGACCATAGGAATAATAATCCCCATAGCAACCAATAACGCTGCAATTGTTAAATGTCTAACTGAATTTCTTTTCATGTTGCCCTCCGATGTGTCTTGACATATATGACACTATTCATTCTACGGAAAAACCACGAATGTGTCAAGACACTTTCGTGGTTTTTTATTCTAAAAAATAGCTACTATGTAACATACAACGTTATAGAGCAACTATTTTCACTTTTCTAGAATTATACTTTTAAACTTTATCCAACCAATAACCTCTAGAACGAACTGTTTTAATCACTTTGGGTTGTTTGATATCTTGTTCGATTTTACTTCGTAAGTGAAAAATGATATTACTGACTCGATATAGATTAGACTCTTCTCCGTCTTGTTGCCATATCTCTTCCCAGATTTCCTCGTACGTTACGACTTGTCCCGCATTTCGATATAATAAGTCCAATACTTGGTATTCTAATCGGGTTAACCGTATCGCTTTTTGATCCCCAATCTTTACTGTGCTATTTCTTCCGTTAAGCAAGATCTCTCCTGCTGGTGCTTTCACAAAAGGCTCTTCCTCTCGGGGCGTTCCTTTCGTCTTAAAACGGTTTAAATGATTCGTCAATGTCAGTAACCACTCTTCTACCGTCAATTGATCCGTCACTACTCCATCGACTCCCAAACTTCGGTAAACTTTTCGGGTACTTTCGCTTTCTAACGTTGTCCAAACCCATAATAAGGCATTGGTCACTTTTCTTGTATGCAGTATATATTCGCAAATCTTCGCAATCTGTTCCATCGATTGTTCATAAAAAAGAAGTAAATCATACGTATTTTTTTCTAACGGTTCTTGTGTGTCAATGACTCCCACTTGCCACTCGTTTGGCCATTGTACGTCATTCAGGTTCTCTTCTCCAAACGTCACTATTCCTACTCTGTACATCTTATTCTCCTCTCCACCTCTCTTATTACCGACTTGTATTCACCACACCAATAATCTCTTCTTTTTTTATCACACTGTACTCTCGACTATCCGTTGAATACAAGCGGTTATCTCCCATCACAAAATAGGTATCTTTTGGGATGGTTTCAACTCCAGTTACTTCATATAAACTAAAATCTTTCGTGTAGACAAAGCCATTCTCAAACGCTGCTTTTTTTTCCAAAGCGATAAACGGTTCTGCTCGTTCTTCTTCATTTATGAACAGTTGGTCATTTTGATAGGCTATTTTTTCTGTGGGCAACCCAATAACACGTCTTAACTCTGATTTCTGTGCGCTTTTGCGTTTAATCAACACGATCGCTTGACGCTGAATGGGGGCTTGTTTTTCAATCAAGACATACTCCCCCAGTTTCAAGGTGGGACTCATTGCGTAGCTGTCGACTTTCGCTAAACTGAAGAAGAAATAGGATTGTGCATATATCAATAAAATAAGGAGGCCCATACCACAGATTACTTCTATAAACAGTCTATTCCGCTTTTTACGACGAACTAGTTTGTTTAGTGCCTGCTTGTTCTTCTTCGTTCGCTGAATGGATTGACTATTTCTAGCTCGTTTGTTCTTCGGTTTACCTGTTTGTTTTTTTGCGCTCATGATCCGATCCTACTCAAGAATTGCTTTTGGCTTTTTTTAGGGCTGCTTCATCGACTTTGTACAATTCAAAGACTTTCTTTTGGTACCCACGTATTCGGTTGATATCTTCTTGATACCCTGCGATCACTTCTTCATTCCCATAAAAACCATCCGTCATGCGCATCGCATTCGTGCCAAGATCCAACATCGCCTTATAGTAACGATTCAAGATCAACTGACCTTCTTCTGTGTTCAAATCACTCGCTCGATTCGCACCATAACTCGTAATAGCGCTCGCTAAGTAGCGGATATTTCCATCTAGTTTTTCCTTACGTTCACTTTCTGTTTTCGCTTTTTCCAACTGCTCATCAAAATCATTCAATAAAAAGTAACTTTTTACAACGGACTCTTCATCTTCATGACTTAGGCTCATTGATTGATAATAGGCTACCAATTGACTTCCACCAAAAAATAGAAACGTGACGACCAAAAAAAGGAGTGTTCGACGCTTGTTTTTCTTCTTTTGTCCTTGTAAGTGTTTCCGTTTTCGAGCAAGTTGTCGTTTTCGTTTGGCCCCTTTTCCTCGTTTTTTTGCCAGTTGTTTGGCTTCTTTGGTTAGTTTGACAGAAATCAATACGCACAGAAGGAAAAGCAATCCGCTCAGTATCGTCAACGTTAGAAGGACGAGTATGGTTATTTCCAATACAGTCATTTCTTTACCCTACCTTACTTCTGTCTATTTCTTTCTGTTTTTTCTTTCTGTTTTCTTCTTTTTGGTATTCACGAAACGGATTCCGCCAATAAGACCAATGACGAGCACAAATATTCCTACCGCTACCCCTATGATCAAGGGCCAATTCACGCCTTTTTCCCGCACTAAATCGACATCATCTTGGTTAAATTTATCTGCTTGTTCGTCTGTAATGGTGAAGTCTTCCTGCCATGTCCATTTTTGATCCCCAGCTTTCGCAAGGATATTCGCTGTATAGGTTCCTGGCACCATCTTTTCCCCATTCATCGTAACGGGGAAATGCAAAAAGGTGTTGGGGGCGATATTAATGCTTGATTTCTTGGTTTCGTATAGCACTTCCGCTTTGCCTTTTGGCGTTATTTGGACTTCCATTGATAATTTTCGTAAAAATGCTGCCTGAGTATTGGAGACATCCACAAAAATCGTATTACGATAATTGAATTGGCCTACTTCTACTTTGTTCAAGGCTAGTTCTGGTTTGACTTCTTTGTCTGTTTCTTGCAGCACCATCGCAATGACATAGGCATATTTATTGGCGATATTCGCCCCTTCTTTTGCGGGTTTTTCTTCTTGGTTCTCCCCTTCAATCGTTTTTAATTGAATTCCGCCAACAATAATCCCATCATATGACGTTTCCGGCATTGTAATCGTAATCGGGACCGTTTTCTCTTCTTTAGGCGCTAAGGTGACTGTTTCAGGGGCGTTCACTAAATCCACAAAATCAAATTTTAACGACGCATCTTTTTCAATTTGGCTAGGGCCATATTCAATCACACCACTAGAGTTCGTTCTTGTGCCGTTTAAGCTGATACCGATCGTTAGCTCTTTCTCCCCTAAATTTTTCATCAAGAGGCTGACTTCTTGTTTTTGTCCTGGTGTCATCTTCAAATCAAAGTACCCATTTTCTTCTTTCTGATTCTCTGGATAATTGAGTTCATAATAAAAACCTGTTGCCCCTTGTGCATCTTGTGCGGAGGGTTCTTTGGCATATGTATAGTGATTGGTACTGATGATGCTTATCATTGCCATCATCAAAAATAACATGTATGTTCGTTTTAATTTCATTCGACCTTCATCCTTTACTTATAAGATAAACAAGGGCTGACAGTTAGAAACTGCCAACCGCTTGTACGCCTCAGTACTAAACTGAGTAGTTCACCTCGTTTCGTATCACGAATTAAGGTGCTGGTGTGTATTCAATTGACCATGTGATATCTGCTTCGTAAGTGCCTAATTCAATGGTTTGAGCTGGTACGTTTAAGGAAACTGAACTAGCAGATTTACCAACACCTGCAGTAGAAGCACCTGGACGTAAGATATTCGCTGCAGTAAAGTCAGCGGATTGTCCGAATTCCGCAGAATACGTGCCTAAACCAACAGCTCCTGTAGACGCTGCGTTATCAAAGACCAACTGTTTGCCGGCACCTGGATTGGTTGTACCATTTCCTAATGTGAAGTTTGTTGGTTCTCCTGCTGGCCAATAGTTAATATTTTCTTGTGTTGAATTTAATAAGCCATTTGTGTAAGCAATCGTTGCTTTATCTAGTGATTTCGTTGTTTTTGTTGTGTGTGTAAATTGTTTTGTCATTTCAGCTTTGATAGAATACGTGTGGTCATCTCCAGCACGTTTGTCTGTCCATTGTACGTAGGGTCCACGTACTTTTCCTGCTGTTTCTGTCCCATCTGGAGCCACTTCCGTTACTGGAATTTCTGCGGCTGTGTATGTTTCTGTTTTTGTCGATACTTTTTGTTGCCCAAAATTCAACACCGCTACACGGTCAATCGTAATTGGACCAAAGACTGGGTTTTTATCTACAGTGTTTGGATCTTCTGGCTTGATCGTCCCTGGTTTCTCTGGATCGATGTCTTCATTGTCCCCATTGTCTTCAATGATTTCAATGATTCCTTTTCCTTTTAATGAGTGCTCATCCGCAAAAGCTGTTGCGCTTCCTGCTAGTGATGCTGAAACGATGGCTGCTAAAGCAACGGTACATAGTGTTCTTGTTTTCATTGTGTTTTCCTCCTAAAGATATATGTGTGTTATATATATAGTTACTTGCTTGCACAAGTGAACTCCAATTAAGTTGGCAAGGCTGCCAAGATCCAGGTCAATTCTGTTTCATATTGCACTGGTTTGATTTCTGTTCTCTCTGGAACAGATAAGAAAATAGCGGTATTTCCATAAACTGGTTGATTCTCAAATTCTGGGTCTACGATGGCATCACCAGATGGGGTTGTTTTTGGAAATAGAGTATTTTTTTGTTGGTTTTTATTCGTTTCCGATGCGCCAAATTCAATCGTCCATTGACCTTTCCCACTGCCTATTTCGGCAATCGCAATGTTTTGCGTCATGGCCAGTTCTGAAATTTCAATGGTATCTTTCGTCACGATCGGCGGGGTTTCCCACGTATAGACACTATTGGCCCAACCGTGGTCTAAAGACAAGGTCGCTCCTTTTAATTCTTGGGCTTCTTTTTCTTGAATGATCGTATTTCTAAATTGATATTCTTGGCGTACTTGTAAGGTCCACCCTTTTTTATCCGAACGCTCATCCGTAATTTGGATATAACTCCCTCTGGGCGTTGTCCCGTCGTGAAACAATTGGGCATTCGCGTAAAACTGTCGGTTTTTTTCCTCGATTTTATTATGTCCAAAGTGGAATGATGACACAAAATCGATGCGTAATGGACCGTCTGTTGACGGGCTTGGCCCCGGATCAACGGGGATTTCTGGGTTTTCTGGATCGATCGGCTGTTTCGGGATGCCCCCTGTCATTTCGATGTTTCCAGTCCCTATTACATCACTGCTTTCGGCATAACTAGTAAGGGGTAAGCCTAGCGCTAAGAGAGCCAAGCAGGAAAGAGGAATAATTGTTTTTAAATCACTCATTGATTCCCCTCCTTCGCTGACCGATTTTTCTTCGCTCGTCGAAACAAGATCAAGGCTCCGATAGCCAACAACACGCCCACCCATGTATACGGACTTTGAATGAGCTCACCGGTACTCGGCAAGCGGCCTTTCGGTTTTGTAATGGGCAACTCTTTAGAAGAACTGGTTGCCGTTGACGGTTCACTGGTACTAGACTGTGTCGGTTCAGTACTTGATTCTTCATAGAAACCAACTACACCGTTGGTCGTGACTTGGCCACCCTCGGCCAAGGCCTTTTGGGTATTCGCCGCTCCAATTCCTACAAGAAGTAACAGAGCGAAAAATAGTCGTTTATAGCTTTTTTTCATATCTCTCCTCCTTCTCTTACGGATCCGGCGTCGCTGCGAGTTCCCATAGAATTTCTCCTTGGTAGCTGCCTAATTTTTTAACATCGCCTGGGTCAACTTCTAACTTGAAGCCGTCGCCTGCTTTGGTGCCATTCCATGTGGTACTAATGTTATAGAGTTCTTTCTCTGCCTCATTTGTATGAACCATGATCGGCTGAGCACCCTTGTCTAAGATGATTTCTTTCCCTTCATATACATAACGAATCGCATTTTTTAAGACACTGTCTTTATGAGCAGGATCTATATGGGTCATTTCAGCTGTTAGCTTCGCCGTTAAGGTCCATTTATCTTTGACGGAACGGCCATCTTTGACCACCAAATCTTGGTCGTATGCCGGGGCGTTCACCCTTGCGGTTTTCCCATCATATTTGTGGGTACTGAAATTAATTCTATTGGGTGCAGAATAAAGCAGAAGTTTTCCATCAAATACATAGGTCACTTCATTGACTCCGTCAATAATTTCAACAGAGGCTTCATTCGCGGGGCGCTCAACGAGTTTAAATTGGTTCGCTTCGACCGCTTTGATCGCATTGTAAAGAGCTGAACCGACAGTCTCTGCCTCTTCTTTCAACTTGACAATCGAACCAATCGTTTCACTTCGGATAATCG
This sequence is a window from Enterococcus sp. 7F3_DIV0205. Protein-coding genes within it:
- a CDS encoding ABC transporter ATP-binding protein, which translates into the protein MFSLLTYAKKYRKQIILGPFFKFLEACFELVLPLFMARLVDQGIRNNDRSYVLQMAGWMLLMSIIGLICVMICQYYSSIASQGFGTELRNQLMKKINQLSHAELNSFGTDTLITRMTNDINQLQLALAMLIRLVIRAPFLSIGSVIMAFYINVQMGLIFLLMLPIFCLILYFIIKTTVPLYKKVQEKLDLLNRQISQNLSGVRVIRAFARKKTEEKHVNDVTDDLSSIYIRVSNISALLTPATTLVMNLGILALLYLGGIKVEIGGLQQGEVLALINYMNQMLLALIVVSNLVIIFTRASASASRVSEVLSVVPSIQSKNSEITVKEQTKGILFDHVSFRYQPSAGLALTDISLKIPANSVLGITGPTGGGKSTLTQLIPRFYDTSEGNLFVDGINVRDWPIDKLRKKIAVTPQTAILFTGTIRENLQWGKENATDEECWQALETAQCKEFVETLSAGLDTQVYEGGKNFSGGQKQRLTIARALIHKPDVLILDDSLSALDYQTDLNLRTALRQDLKETTLILISQRISSIQQADQILVLASGKQVGLGTHEELLRHSEAYREIVASQEEESNS
- a CDS encoding folate family ECF transporter S component gives rise to the protein MKKRKIDTRTITLMSLLIALMVVFTRFISFETQFLRISLTFIPESLMAILFGPFWTGIGSAVADTVGMLLFPKGPYFPGFTLNAFISGAIYGFFYYKKELTWKRVIMATLSVTLIIHMFLTPLWLGLMYGVNISNLAWWAPRIVKNIIFFPIQVVATYYLGIKVPYKQFLKKSLTNLK
- the lepB gene encoding signal peptidase I, with translation MSAKKQTGKPKNKRARNSQSIQRTKKNKQALNKLVRRKKRNRLFIEVICGMGLLILLIYAQSYFFFSLAKVDSYAMSPTLKLGEYVLIEKQAPIQRQAIVLIKRKSAQKSELRRVIGLPTEKIAYQNDQLFINEEERAEPFIALEKKAAFENGFVYTKDFSLYEVTGVETIPKDTYFVMGDNRLYSTDSREYSVIKKEEIIGVVNTSR
- a CDS encoding ABC transporter ATP-binding protein, which produces MTTKKISTNSFNRFMPYLLRYPKEMIAAIVLGILSGLTTVLMTYYMGKSVDTMIAEGNVDFIMLLRLLSTLAGILIITVISQWLIQRLGNRVSYLSVAELRKDAFAHLNRLPLNYYDQNSHGNIVSRFTNDMDNISVACSAVFNQLFSGLSVVIIAFFFMLKLSPILTAVVLIATPIIFLVNWAVAKSSQKNFSAQQKIVGEISGFVSEMVGNQKIVKAFQQENVSQQRFESLNQELYVRGQKAQFSSSLTNPLSRFIDHLAYLSIGLVGGLLLLSGNQAITIGVISSFTIYSSQFSKPFIELSGITTQIQTALAGLDRTFEIINQPEEKPDGKHAFVLNDVIGKVTFEQVDFSYTPSKPLIQNFNLTALPGETIAIVGQTGAGKSTLVNLLMRFYEVDKGQISIDGHKITQVTRDSLRKSFGMVLQDTWLFDSTIRDNLTYGNPSATDEQIETAMKKAYIFDFVTRLPEGLDTLIGASGIKISEGQRQLMTIARTMISDPPMLILDEATSSVDTLTEKKIQDAFLQMMDGRTSFVIAHRLSTIKNADKILVMEQGSVVEIGSHDELINKKDGFYHALYEAQFKNQL
- the mgsA gene encoding methylglyoxal synthase produces the protein MKIALIAHDRKKELMVKLTLAYQPILKEHELFATGTTGLKVSEATGLPVHRFKSGPLGGDQQIGAMISEDKLDMVIFLRDPLAAQPHEPDVTALIRLSDVYEIPLATNIGTAEILLRGLQAGFADFRNVVHELDNKPLSF
- a CDS encoding winged helix-turn-helix domain-containing protein; this translates as MYRVGIVTFGEENLNDVQWPNEWQVGVIDTQEPLEKNTYDLLLFYEQSMEQIAKICEYILHTRKVTNALLWVWTTLESESTRKVYRSLGVDGVVTDQLTVEEWLLTLTNHLNRFKTKGTPREEEPFVKAPAGEILLNGRNSTVKIGDQKAIRLTRLEYQVLDLLYRNAGQVVTYEEIWEEIWQQDGEESNLYRVSNIIFHLRSKIEQDIKQPKVIKTVRSRGYWLDKV
- a CDS encoding ABC transporter ATP-binding protein, which gives rise to MVEMALKHVYKKYDNAENYSVTDFNLEIADREFIVFVGPSGCGKSTTLRMIAGLEDITDGELTIGDKVMNDVAPKDRDIAMVFQNYALYPHMTVFDNMAFGLKLRKYDKAEIKKRVENAGEILGLTDYLHRKPAALSGGQRQRVALGRAIVRDAKVFLMDEPLSNLDAKLRVAMRAEIAKLHRRLETTTVYVTHDQTEAMTMADRIVIMKDGFIQQIGSPKEVYNTPNNIFVAGFIGSPAMNFFNVTLNNGVIRDGHGLELMIPEGKNKLLVEKGYEGKSVIFGIRPEDIHSEQVALDTMNDAVVRSEVVVSELLGAETMLYTKLGDTEFISKVDARDFHKPEEMVDLAFNINKAHFFDPETEQVIKLP